TTGCGCAGGCCGCGCTTCACCCGCACCCGGCCCCACGGCGTCTCCACCTCCACCCAGTCGCGCTCCAGCGCCGTGCGCTCCACCGCGTAGGAGCGCACCCCGAGCGTGGTGGACTCGCGCAGCAGCGTGTCCACCACCGTCTCCTTCTTGCCCCCTTCCACCAGCACGCTCAGCACGTGCCCTGGCCGGGCCTTCTTCATCGTCGCGGGCACCACCCACGTATCCAGCGCGCCCTTCCCGAGCAGGTGCTCCAAGAGGTAGCCGAGCAGCTGCGGCGTGCTGTCGTCCAGGTTGGCCTCCACCACCCAGAGGCCCTCGGCCCGCGCCTCGGCCCGGCCCATGGCCGCGCGCAGCACGTTGGGCCTGTCCTTGAAGTCCTTCGTCCCCACGCCGTAACCAATCCGCTCCACGATGAAGTCCGGCGGCGGCTGGCCGATGCGCGCCAGCACCTTCAGCAGCGCCGCGCCCGTGGGCGTCGTCAGCTCGCCCACGCCCTCGAAGCGCACCGGCACGTCCCGCAGCAGCTCCAGCGTGGCCGGCACCGGAATGGGCATGTTCCCATGTGCCACGCGGATGGTGCCGCTGCCCAGCGGCGGTGGCGCCGAGTACACCTCCGGGTCCCCCAGCAGGTCCAACACCACCGCCGCCCCGCAGATGTCCACGATGGAGTCCACCGCCCCCACCTCGTGGAAGTGGATGGCGTCGATGGACACCCCGTGCACCTTCGCCTCGGCCTCGCCGATAGCGCGGAACACCGCCAGGGCCCGCTCCTTCGCCCGGGGCGACAGCGTGTCCGCCGCCTCGATGAGCTGGCGGATGTCCGAGTAGGCCCGGTGCGGGTGCGCCTCGCGCTCGTCCAGCACCACGTCCAGGTGCGTGCCGCTGATGGCGTGCCGCACCGCCCGGCTCACCGCCAGCTTCCAGCCCGGCACCTTCAGCCCGCTCAGCGCCTGGGCAAGGGCCTCCGGCGTCACGCCGAGGTCCACGCCCGCCGCCAGGAACATGTCCCCGGCGATGCCGCCCACCGGCTCCAGGTAGAGAATCTTGCGCACGGTCGTTCTCCCACGGGGCCGGATACCCTCACCCCGTCCCTCTCCCGGGGGGAGAGGGGATATTGTCTCAGCGCTGGCCCTTGGTGCGCGAGATGAGCGCCGCGTAGAAGCCGCCTCCGAAACCATTGTCGATGTTCATCGTCGCCACGTTGGAGGCGCACGAGTTCACCATCGTCAGCAGCGCGGACACGCCCCCGAAGTTGGCCCCGTAGCCCACCGACGTGGGCACCGCCACCACCGGTATGCCCACCAGCCCGCCCACCACGCTCGCCAGCGCGCCCTCCATGCCCGCCACCACCACGATCGCATGCGCGTCCTGAATCTCCTCGCGCCGCTTCAGCAGCCGGTGGAGGCCCGCCACGCCCACGTCGTACACGCGCTTCACCGTGGCGCCCATGGCCTCCGCGGTGATGGCCGCCTCCTCCGCCACGGGGAGGTCGCCCGTGCCCGCCGTCACCACCGACACCTTCCCCGCCTTCTGCTTGCCCTGCTTCAGGTGGAAGATGCGCGCCAGGGCGTGGTACTCGCCCTTGGGGTACGCGGCCAGGAGCGCCTCGGCCTTGTCCGGCTGAAGCCGCGTCACCAGCACCGGCTGCTTGCGCTCCACCAGCTTGCCGACAATCCCCAGCACCTGCTCGGCCGTCTTCGGCTCGCCGAACACCACCTCGGGAAAGCCGAAGCGCAGGCTGCGGTGGGTGTCCACGGTGGCATAACCGAGCTCGGCGAACGGCAAGTCCTTGAGCTGGCCCACGGCGGCATCCACCGAGACCTTGCCGCCCTTCACCTGCTCGAGCAGTCGGGTAAGCGTCTTCTCGTCCATGCCGCCCCTCTACCCCACTGTGCGGGGCGGTGGAATCAGGAGCGTACGCAACCCGGGCACGAGGGCCCGGCTCGAGCGAGCCAGGCCCCCGTATCCGACAGCGACCGCGGGTTACGCCTGGGTCCGGCGGCGCCGGGACATCAGCACTCCGCCCAGCAGCATCGCCAGGGCGGCGAAGGCCCCCCCGCTGGAGCCCGAGCAGCCGCAGCCCGTGTCACCCTTGGCCGGGGTGTTCACGAACACCGCCGTGGTCCGGGCCGGCACGGTGAAGACGCCCTGGGCAGCCTCGAAGCCGGCCTCCTGGAGGCGCGCGTCACGCGAGCCCTGCTGCACCGGGTGCAGTTGCATCGTCTTGTCCTTGTACGAGGCCAGGGGGAACGCCTGCTTCTCGTCGCTGGCGTTGAAGAGCACCACCACGCTGGTGCGGCCGTCCTCGGCCTTCTCGTCGTTGAGCTCCATCACGATGAGGCCGGGGACCTGGCCCGGGCCCTCGTTGTGGAAGCGCAGCTTGGACTGGATGTCCTCGGCGGTGCGCTGGCGGAAGGCCGCGGTGCTCTTGCGGATGCGCAGCATCTCGTTGAAGTGGTCCACCGCCGAGACGATGTGCTCCTTGGACGGCTTGAGGGCCGGGTTGGCGAGCAGCGGGCCCATGATGGACCAGTTGCCCGAGTTGTCACCGGCCGGAGGCAGGCCCACGCCCCAGTTGTTGGACGCGTAGGTGAAGTCGAGCTTGTTGAACCAGTCGCCCGAGTTGAAGCTGTTGCGGTCCAGCGACTTGGAGCGGAGCATCTCGTCACCGGCGTGGATGAAGGGGATGCCCTGGGCCAGCAGCACCAGGTCCAGCGCGAGGTTGTGCATGCGCACGCGCTCCTCGATGCTCGCCCCCGGGGCCGCCTTCAGCTGGATGGCGTCGAAGAGCGTCTCGTTGTCGTGCGCCGAGACGTAGGTGATGACCTCCTGCGGATCCACCGTGTAGCCGGCGGGCTGCCCGTTGTAGTCCACCTCCGAGCCCTTCACGGTCGCGCCCGCCTTGTTGACGTGCCGGAAGTCGCGCAGGTTGCCGGCCAGGCCCACGCGAATCTGGTCCGCGTAGTGCATCAGCTTCTGGCGCTGGGCATCCGTGGAGCCCTGGTCCGTGGTGTTGGGATCGCTGAGGAGGCCGCTGGCGAAACCCTGCTCGCGCAGGCCGCTGAAGGGGCCACCGCCGCGCACGGCGTCACGCAGACGGTCGCTGAACGTGCCGATGCCCGTGCCCGCCATGTTCAGCTGCGTCGCGTTCACGCCACGCGCGCCGTCCGCCACCTCGCCGAAGTTCCACCCCTCGCCGTACAGGTAGATCTTCGAGCCATCCACCCCGTCCTTCTCCAGGGTGAGCGCGTCGAGGGCGCCGCGGACCTTGAGCATGTTGGCCTTCATGTGGTGGCCCATCAGGTCGAAGCGGAAGCCGTCCACCTTGTAGTACTTCGCCCACGTGACGAGCGAGTCCACCATGAGCTTCTCGAACATGGCGTGCTCGGAGGCGGTGTTCTGGCAGCAGGTGCTCGTCTCGACGTTGCCGGAGTCCCTGCCGAGGCGGTGGTAGTAGCCGGGGACGATGCGGTCGAGCACCGAGCGGGCATCCTGGCCCGAGGAGTTGGTGTGGTTGTAGACCACGTCCATCACCACGCGCAGGCCCGTCTCGGAGAGGCCCTTCACCATCTGACGGAACTCGAGGATGCGGGCGCTGCCGTTGGGGTCCACCGCGTAGCTGCCCTCGGGCACGGTGTAGTGGTACGGGTCATAGCCCCAGTTGAAGCCGTCCGCGTCGCGCACCGCGTTCACCGCGGCCTGCTGGTCCTGGGAGTCGGGCGGCAGGGAGACGAGATCCCCAGCCGGCACGAGCTGATCCGCGCGGCTCTCGTTGATGGTGGCGATGTCGAACACGGGCAGCAGGTGCACGTGCGTCATGCCGGAGCCGGCCAGCCGCGCCAGGTGCTTCATGCCGTTGGAGGCCTTCTCGGCGAAGGCGGCGAAGGTGCCGCGCTTGTCCGCGGGCACGGTGGAGTCGTTGATGCTGAAGTCGCGCACGTGCAGTTCGTAGAGGACGATGTCCTCGGGCGCGTCCAGGCGGGGCTTCTTCAGCCCGTTCCAGCCCGCGGGCGCGAGCGCCGGGTCATCCAGGTCCACGAGCTGGCTGCGCGTGCTGTTGAGCGCCAGGCTCAGCGAGTACGGGTCCGTCACCAGGTTCTTCACCACCTTCTTCTCGGAGCGGACGTAGACCTCGACCTCGTAGAGGTAGAACTTGTTCTTCCAGTCCGCCTCGCCGGTGAGGCTCCAGACGCCCGTGGTGGCGTCATGCGCCAGGTCCGCCACGTGGCTGGCGGTGGCCGCGTCCGAGGAGTCGAACACGTGCAGCCGCACCGAGCGCGCGGTGGGGGCCCACAGGCGCAGGGTGGGCACGCCGTTGCTCCACGTGCTGCCCAGCGGCCCGTTGTAGGTGTACAGCGCGTCCAGCACGCCCGGCATCTGCACCGAGGTGGCGTCCACCAGCTTGCCGTCCTTGTTCGTCAGCGAGAGGGCCAGCTGGCCCTGGAGCAGCTCGGGCACCCGGGCCAGCGCGTCCGCGGGAAGCTTCAGCGCCTTGAAGGTGGCCAGGTGCGGGAACTTCGCCTTGAGCTCGGCGCTCGGGCCGGCGGGGTCCACCTCGAGGGAGAGGGACTCCCCGCCCTCGATGCCCGTGGAGCCCAGCACCATGGCGCCCGTGGCGTCGTGGTGCAGCTTGAGCTGCGGGGCCTCGGGGAACTCCAACGGCGACCAC
The sequence above is drawn from the Archangium gephyra genome and encodes:
- the larC gene encoding nickel pincer cofactor biosynthesis protein LarC, producing MRKILYLEPVGGIAGDMFLAAGVDLGVTPEALAQALSGLKVPGWKLAVSRAVRHAISGTHLDVVLDEREAHPHRAYSDIRQLIEAADTLSPRAKERALAVFRAIGEAEAKVHGVSIDAIHFHEVGAVDSIVDICGAAVVLDLLGDPEVYSAPPPLGSGTIRVAHGNMPIPVPATLELLRDVPVRFEGVGELTTPTGAALLKVLARIGQPPPDFIVERIGYGVGTKDFKDRPNVLRAAMGRAEARAEGLWVVEANLDDSTPQLLGYLLEHLLGKGALDTWVVPATMKKARPGHVLSVLVEGGKKETVVDTLLRESTTLGVRSYAVERTALERDWVEVETPWGRVRVKRGLRNGVVLNAHPEFEDCRKVAEAAHVPLKQVMAAALAALSSGR
- the larB gene encoding nickel pincer cofactor biosynthesis protein LarB translates to MDEKTLTRLLEQVKGGKVSVDAAVGQLKDLPFAELGYATVDTHRSLRFGFPEVVFGEPKTAEQVLGIVGKLVERKQPVLVTRLQPDKAEALLAAYPKGEYHALARIFHLKQGKQKAGKVSVVTAGTGDLPVAEEAAITAEAMGATVKRVYDVGVAGLHRLLKRREEIQDAHAIVVVAGMEGALASVVGGLVGIPVVAVPTSVGYGANFGGVSALLTMVNSCASNVATMNIDNGFGGGFYAALISRTKGQR
- the pulA gene encoding pullulanase-type alpha-1,6-glucosidase, with the translated sequence MRFAVISRLPAWSRTLSLGLLGLLSSSTVASAAEPPRVTLVGSFQSELGCTTDGDAACTSTDLTYESEDDVYQKSFTLPVGTHTYRVAIDGGAGGTYGAGAALDGAEIALTLSEPGSVKFYFDAKSHWATSRPSSAPKAAIATVAGSFQSEVGCPGDWSPSCLRSMMQDPDGDGVYVYSATIPEGAYAFKVAMDEGWATSYPGSDVAFSVPAGGSGVTFQFNAETRVVTFKVLSAPAGDINLARAHWVSRDTLLWSPLEFPEAPQLKLHHDATGAMVLGSTGIEGGESLSLEVDPAGPSAELKAKFPHLATFKALKLPADALARVPELLQGQLALSLTNKDGKLVDATSVQMPGVLDALYTYNGPLGSTWSNGVPTLRLWAPTARSVRLHVFDSSDAATASHVADLAHDATTGVWSLTGEADWKNKFYLYEVEVYVRSEKKVVKNLVTDPYSLSLALNSTRSQLVDLDDPALAPAGWNGLKKPRLDAPEDIVLYELHVRDFSINDSTVPADKRGTFAAFAEKASNGMKHLARLAGSGMTHVHLLPVFDIATINESRADQLVPAGDLVSLPPDSQDQQAAVNAVRDADGFNWGYDPYHYTVPEGSYAVDPNGSARILEFRQMVKGLSETGLRVVMDVVYNHTNSSGQDARSVLDRIVPGYYHRLGRDSGNVETSTCCQNTASEHAMFEKLMVDSLVTWAKYYKVDGFRFDLMGHHMKANMLKVRGALDALTLEKDGVDGSKIYLYGEGWNFGEVADGARGVNATQLNMAGTGIGTFSDRLRDAVRGGGPFSGLREQGFASGLLSDPNTTDQGSTDAQRQKLMHYADQIRVGLAGNLRDFRHVNKAGATVKGSEVDYNGQPAGYTVDPQEVITYVSAHDNETLFDAIQLKAAPGASIEERVRMHNLALDLVLLAQGIPFIHAGDEMLRSKSLDRNSFNSGDWFNKLDFTYASNNWGVGLPPAGDNSGNWSIMGPLLANPALKPSKEHIVSAVDHFNEMLRIRKSTAAFRQRTAEDIQSKLRFHNEGPGQVPGLIVMELNDEKAEDGRTSVVVLFNASDEKQAFPLASYKDKTMQLHPVQQGSRDARLQEAGFEAAQGVFTVPARTTAVFVNTPAKGDTGCGCSGSSGGAFAALAMLLGGVLMSRRRRTQA